The Pochonia chlamydosporia 170 chromosome 1, whole genome shotgun sequence genome window below encodes:
- a CDS encoding CFEM domain-containing protein (similar to Metarhizium acridum CQMa 102 XP_007807909.1) yields the protein MKLSRGLALLFASAISVAASEPESSSPSLLNVITKLPKCSVTCFGEALTKTKCELTDEKCICSDQVLLATSTACVLKSCTVKEALTVKRLTTQACNEPIRDKNAVYIRVSDVLGVISALFIVQRFAFKLWAKQDFGLDDWFALATIISGAPSTVINTYGVGANGIGRDAWTLSFDQLYNFGKFFYVEEVLYFLQIAMVKLALLFFFLRIFPAPIVRRLLWGTVAFTVLYAVVFVFVGIFTCSPISYFWTKWDQEHTGKCLDINVIAWSNAGVGIAIDIWMLAIPLWQLKGLKMHWKKKVSVAAMFMLGTFVTVVSILRLRSIVEFGSDSMNPTWDFFEVSLWSCIEVNVGIWCVCLPSFRLLVVRLFPTLSGSTARSYARYGSSVNRTAEKSNRSRGLGPSATATSSFNDRPSRSNPGNNQIAYHKSYTVEVSDMDEVALVPLGDHESRTRVSSSRSRGSV from the exons ATGAAGTTATCTAGAGGGCTCGCCTTGCTTTTTGCCTCGGCTATCTCAGTTGCAGCCAGCGAGCCTgagtcgtcgtcgccgtccCTGCTAAATGTTATCACAAAACTGCCAAAATGCTCG GTGACATGCTTTGGCGAAgcattgacgaagacgaaatGCGAATTAACCGATGAGAAGTGTATTTGCTCCGACCAAGTTCTTCTCGCAACGTCGACTGCTTGCGTTTTGAAAAGCTGTACTGTGAAAGAAGCCTTGA CTGTCAAAAGGCTCACGACGCAGGCATGTAACGAGCCCATCAGAGACAAGAACGCCGTCTATATCAGAGTTTCCGATGTTCTCGGCGTTATTTCAGCTCTCTTTATTGTTCAAAGATTCGCCTTCAAGTTATGGGCCAAGCAGGACTTTGGTTTAGACGACTGGTTCGCGCTCGCCACCATCATCAGCGGTGCGCCATCGACAGTCATCAACACGTACGGAGTTGGCGCCAACGGAATTGGACGAGATGCGTGGACCCTCAGCTTCGACCAGCTTTACAACTTTGGAAAGTTTTTCTACGTTGAAGAAGTCCTCTATTTTCTACAGATTGCAATGGTGAAGCTGGCATTGctgttcttcttcctgcGTATCTTCCCAGCGCCGATTGTCCGTCGACTTCTCTGGGGCACTGTCGCTTTCACCGTTCTTTACGCCGTCGTTTTCGTATTTGTCGGAATCTTCACGTGTTCCCCAATAAGCTATTTTTGGACAAAGTGGGATCAAGAGCATACTGGAAAGTGTCTCGATATCAATGTTATTGCCTGGTCAAACGCCGGTGTTGGTATTGCCATAGATATCTGGATGCTGGCTATTCCATTGTGGCAACTGAAGGGGCTGAAGAtgcattggaagaagaaagtcaGCGTTGCGGCCATGTTTATGCTGGGTACATT CGTAACTGTCGTTAGTATTCTCAGACTCCGGTCCATCGTCGAGTTTGGTTCCGACTCCATGAACCCGACGTGGGACTTTTTCGAAGTGTCGCTATGGTCATGCATCGAGGTCAATGTGGGCATTTGGTGTGTCTGCTTGCCTTCATTCCGACTGCTTGTTGTTCGCCTGTTCCCGACTCTCAGTGGTTCGACAGCTCGAAGCTATGCTCGGTACGGCAGCAGCGTCAATCGGACAGCCGAGAAGAGCAACCGAAGTAGAGGCTTGGGTCCTAGTGCTACGGCGACGTCTTCCTTCAACGATCGGCCGAGTCGGTCTAATCCTGGAAATAACCAGATTGCCTATCACAAGTCTTATACTGTCGAAGTTTCAGACATGGACGAAGTTGCTCTTGTCCCTTTAGGAGACCATGAGTCACGGACAAGGGTTAGTAGCAGCCGCAGCCGGGGAAGTGTATAA